From Homo sapiens chromosome 6, GRCh38.p14 Primary Assembly, the proteins below share one genomic window:
- the NHSL1 gene encoding NHS-like protein 1 isoform X17, producing MFCLKAVSNLDEESRWTVHYTAPWHQQENVFLPTTRPPCVEDLHRQAKLNLKSVLRECDKLRHDGYRSSQYYSQGPTFAANASPFCDDYQDEDEETDQKCSLSSSEEERFISIRRPKTPASSDFSDLNTQTNWTKSLPLPTPEEKMRQQAQTVQADVVPINITGENFDRQASLRRSLIYTDTLVRRPKKVKRRKTITGVPDNIQKELASGTGQDDADGHSVYTPDHYSTLGRFNSCRSAGQRSETRDSSCQTEDVKVVPPSMRRIRAQKGQGIAAQMGHFSGSSGNMSVLSDSAGIVFPSRLDSDAGFHSLPRSGARANIQSLEPRLGALGPAGDMNGTFLYQRGHPQADENLGHLGGASGTGTLLRPKSQELRHFESENIMSPACVVSPHATYSTSIIPNATLSSSSEVIAIPTAQSAGQRESKSSGSSHARIKSRDHLISRHAVKGDPQSPGRHWNEGHATILSQDLDPHSPGEPALLSLCDSAVPLNAPANRENGSQAMPYNCRNNLAFPAHPQDVDGKSESSYSGGGGHSSSEPWEYKSSGNGRASPLKPHLATPGYSTPTSNMSSCSLDQTSNKEDAGSLYSEDHDGYCASVHTDSGHGSGNLCNSSDGFGNPRHSVINVFVGRAQKNQGDRSNYQDKSLSRNISLKKAKKPPLPPSRTDSLRRIPKKSSQCNGQVLNESLIATLQHSLQLSLPGKSGSSPSQSPCSDLEEPWLPRSRSQSTVSAGSSMTSATTPNVYSLCGATPSQSDTSSVKSEYTDPWGYYIDYTGMQEDPGNPAGGCSTSSGVPTGNGPVRHVQEGSRATMPQVPGGSVKPKIMSPEKSHRVISPSSGYSSQSNTPTALTPVPVFLKSVSPANGKGKPKPKVPERKSSLISSVSISSSSTSLSSSTSTEGSGTMKKLDPAVGSPPAPPPPPVPSPPFPCPADRSPFLPPPPPVTDCSQGSPLPHSPVFPPPPPEALIPFCSPPDWCLSPPRPALSPILPDSPVSLPLPPPLLPSSEPPPAPPLDPKFMKDTRPPFTNSGQPESSRGSLRPPSTKEETSRPPMPLITTEALQMVQLRPVRKNSGAEAAQLSERTAQEQRTPVAPQYHLKPSAFLKSRNSTNEMESESQPASVTSSLPTPAKSSSQGDHGSAAERGGPVSRSPGAPSAGEAEARPSPSTTPLPDSSPSRKPPPISKKPKLFLVVPPPQKDFAVEPAENVSEALRAVPSPTTGEEGSVHSREAKESSAAQAGSHATHPGTSVLEGGAAGSMSPSRVEANVPMVQPDVSPAPKQEEPAENSADTGGDGESCLSQQDGAAGVPETNAAGSSSEACDFLKEDGNDEVMTPSRPRTTEDLFAAIHRSKRKVLGRRDSDDDHSRNHSPSPPVTPTGAAPSLASPKQVGSIQRSIRKSSTSSDNFKALLLKKGSRSDTSARMSAAEMLKNTDPRFQRSRSEPSPDAPESPSSCSPSKNRRAQEEWAKNEGLMPRSLSFSGPRYGRSRTPPSAASSRYSMRNRIQSSPMTVISEGEGEAVEPVDSIARGALGAAEGCSLDGLAREEMDEGGLLCGEGPAASLQPQAPGPVDGTASAEGREPSPQCGGSLSEES from the exons tGTTCTCTGTCTTCATCAGAAGAAGAAAGATTTATTTCCATCAGGAGACCTAAAACACCAGCCTCAAGTGACTTCTCCGACCTTAATACTCAGACGAACTGGACCAAGTCGCTTCCACTGCCAACACCAGAAGAGAAGATGCGACAGCAAGCCCAAACAGTCCAGGCTGACGTGGTGCCTATTAACATAACTG GGGAGAATTTCGATCGCCAGGCCAGCCTTCGGCGGTCTCTAATTTACACAGACACTCTGGTAAGACGACCGAAGAAAGTCAAAAGGAGAAAGACTATTACAGGAGTCCCTGACAACATACAGAAGGAGCTAG CATCAGGCACTGGCCAAGATGATGCTGATGGCCACTCAGTGTACACCCCTGATCACTACTCTACACTAGGAAGGTTCAATAGCTGTCGGTCTGCTGGGCAGCGCTCAGAAACCAGGGACTCCAGCTGTCAGACGGAGGATGTGAAGGTCGTACCACCTTCCATGAGGAGAATCAGGGCACAGAAGGGGCAAGGCATTGCTGCCCAGATGGGCCACTTCTCAGGTTCCTCTGGCAACATGTCTGTGCTGAGCGATTCTGCAGGGATCGTATTCCCTTCCCGCCTTGACAGTGATGCTGGCTTCCATAGTCTTCCGCGTTCTGGAGCAAGGGCAAACATTCAGTCCCTTGAGCCGAGGCTGGGTGCCCTCGGCCCTGCAGGAGACATGAATGGCACTTTCCTCTACCAGAGAGGTCACCCACAAGCAGATGAAAACTTAGGCCATTTAGGAGGTGCCTCAGGGACTGGAACACTTTTGAGACCCAAATCCCAGGAGTTGAGACACTTCGAGAGTGAAAATATAATGAGCCCAGCGTGTGTGGTTTCTCCTCATGCAACCTACTCCACCAGCATCATCCCaaatgccacactgtcttcctctTCCGAGGTCATCGCTATTCCCACTGCTCAGAGTGCGGGACAGCGGGAAAGTAAAAGTTCTGGCTCATCACATGCAAGGATAAAATCCAGAGACCACCTCATCTCCAGGCATGCTGTGAAAGGTGATCCTCAGTCTCCCGGTCGCCACTGGAATGAGGGCCATGCCACCATTCTTTCACAGGACTTAGACCCTCATTCCCCTGGTGAACCCGCACTGTTGTCCCTCTGTGACTCAGCCGTCCCTCTAAATGCTCCAGCAAATAGGGAGAATGGGTCCCAAGCTATGCCGTATAATTGTAGAAACAACCTGGCCTTCCCAGCCCACCCCCAAGATGTGGATGGCAAGAGTGAATCTAGTTATTCAGGGGGCGGAGGGCACAGCAGCTCGGAGCCCTGGGAATACAAATCCTCAGGTAATGGAAGGGCATCCCCCCTGAAGCCGCATTTAGCAACTCCTGGCTATTCCACTCCCACAAGTAACATGAGCAGCTGCAGTTTGGACCAAACGTCCAACAAAGAGGATGCTGGGTCGCTGTATTCTGAGGACCACGATGGCTACTGTGCATCTGTGCACACTGACTCTGGACATGGATCTGGGAATCTGTGCAATAGCAGTGATGGCTTTGGGAACCCCAGGCACAGCGTGATCAATGTTTTTGTTGGAAGAGCTCAGAAAAACCAAGGGGACCGGTCCAATTACCAGGATAAATCCCTATCAAGAAACATCTCtttgaagaaagcaaagaagccTCCCCTGCCACCCTCCCGGACAGACTCCCTCCGCAGGATTCCCAAGAAGAGCAGCCAGTGCAACGGGCAGGTGCTCAACGAGAGCCTGATCGCCACACTCCAGCACTCGCTGCAGCTGAGCCTCCCAGGCAAGAGTGGCAGCTCGCCCTCCCAGAGCCCCTGCAGTGACTTGGAAGAGCCCTGGCTGCCCCGCTCCCGGAGCCAGAGCACAGTTAGTGCTGGCAGCAGCATGACTTCCGCCACCACCCCCAATGTCTACTCCCTGTGCGGGGCCACGCCATCGCAGAGTGACACAAGCAGCGTCAAGTCAGAGTACACGGACCCCTGGGGTTATTACATTGACTACACGGGCATGCAGGAAGATCCGGGGAACCCGGCAGGGGGCTGTTCAACCAGCAGTGGGGTGCCCACTGGGAACGGGCCAGTCCGCCATGTCCAAGAAGGGTCCAGAGCCACAATGCCCCAAGTGCCCGGTGGTTCAGTCAAACCAAAGATCATGTCACCAGAGAAGTCACACAGAGTCATTTCTCCATCCAGTGGGTATTCCAGCCAGTCGAATACACCCACAGCACTCACCCCTGTgcctgtgtttttaaaatcagtgtcACCAGCAAACGGGAAGGGGAAGCCCAAGCCCAAGGTACCAGAAAGGAAGTCCTCTCTGATATCTTCAGTATCCATTTCCTCATCGTCCACTTCTCTTTCTTCTAGTACTTCTACTGAAGGAAGTGGCACTATGAAGAAGCTGGATCCAGCCGTGGGCTCTCCcccggctcctcctcctcctcctgttcccTCTCCTCCATTCCCTTGTCCTGCAGACaggtctcctttccttcctcccccacctcctgTCACAGATTGCTCCCAGGGCTCTCCTCTGCCTCACTCTCCTGTGTTCCCCCCTCCGCCGCCAGAAGCTCTCATTCCTTTCTGCTCCCCACCTGATTGGTGCCTTTCTCCTCCCCGCCCTGCACTGAGCCCCATTCTTCCAGATTCACCTGTGTCCTTGCCATTGCCCCCACCTCTCTTACCTTCCTCGGAACCCCCACCTGCCCCACCTCTTGACCCCAAATTCATGAAAGACACCAGGCCGCCTTTCACAAATTCTGGCCAGCCAGAATCCTCCCGGGGATCCTTGAGGCCGCCTTCTACCAAGGAGGAGACCAGCAGGCCCCCCATGCCCCTGATAACCACGGAAGCATTGCAGATGGTGCAGTTGAGGCCCGTGAGAAAGAACTCAGGCGCTGAGGCGGCACAGTTGTCTGAACGAACAGCTCAGGAACAACGAACTCCAGTTGCTCCACAGTACCACTTAAAGCCATCTGCTTTCCTGAAATCCCGAAATAGCACAAATGAAATGGAGAGTGAAAGCCAGCCTGCCTCTGTGACAAGCTCGCTTCCGACGCCTGCCAAGAGCTCGAGTCAGGGTGACCATGGCAGTGCGGCTGAGCGTGGTGGCCCTGTGAGCCGCAGCCCTGGAGCTCCAAgcgctggggaggcagaggctcgGCCCAGCCCCAGCACCACCCCACTCCCAGACTCTTCACCCAGCAGGAAGCCACCCCCCATTTCCAAGAAGCCCAAACTGTTCCTGGTGGTACCACCTCCGCAGAAAGATTTTGCAGTGGAGCCCGCAGAGAACGTGAGCGAAGCCCTCCGAGCTGTGCCCAGCCCCACGACGGGAGAGGAGGGCTCTGTGCACAGCAGGGAGGCAAAAGAGAGTTCTGCAGCCCAAGCTGGCTCTCATGCCACGCACCCTGGCACCTCGGTTCTTGAGGGAGGAGCTGCAGGATCCATGTCTCCCAGCAGAGTGGAAGCCAATGTCCCCATGGTTCAGCCTGATGTCTCACCAGCCCCCAAGCAGGAGGAGCCAGCCGAGAACAGTGCGGATACTGGGGGCGATGGGGAGAGCTGCCTATCTCAACAGGACGGAGCAG CTGGGGTGCCGGAGACCAACGCAGCCGGTTCATCCTCAGAGGCCTGTGACTTCCTCAAGGAAGACGGGAATGATGAGGTAATGACCCCCAGTCGACCCAGGACCACAGAAGACCTTTTTGCAGCTATTCACAG ATCCAAAAGGAAAGTCCTCGGCCGTAGAGATTCAGATGATGACCACTCCCGAAACCATTCTCCCTCCCCGCCCGTGACACCCACCGGCGCTGCCCCAAGCCTGGCCTCTCCAAAGCAAGTGGGGTCGATTCAGAGAAGCATCCGAAAGAGCAGCACCAGCAGTGACAACTTCAAAGCTCTGCTGCTGAAAAAGGGCAGTCGTTCAGACACCAGCGCCCGCATGTCTGCAGCAGAGATGCTCAAGAACACAGACCCTAGATTCCAGAGGTCGAGGTCAGAGCCTTCCCCAGATGCCCCCGAGAGCCCGTCAAGCTGCTCCCCAAGCAAGAACAGAAGGGCGCAGGAGGAGTGGGCCAAGAACGAAGGCTTGATGCCTCGGAGTCTGTCCTTTTCCGGCCCCAGGTACGGCCGCAGCCGAACGCCGCCTTCTGCCGCCAGCAGCAGGTACAGCATGCGGAACCGGATCCAGAGCAGCCCCATGACCGTCATCtcggagggagaaggggaagccGTGGAGCCTGTGGACAGCATAGCCCGCGGGGCTCTGGGCGCTGCGGAGGGATGTTCCCTGGACGGACTGGCGAGGGAGGAGATGGACGAGGGCGGCCTGCTCTGTGGGGAGGGGCCTGCCgcctccctgcagccccaggcCCCCGGCCCTGTGGATGGGACAGCCAGTGCAGAGGGCAGAGAGCCCTCCCCACAGTGTGGCGGTTCTCTGAGCGAGGAGAGTTAG
- the NHSL1 gene encoding NHS-like protein 1 isoform 2 (isoform 2 is encoded by transcript variant 2) yields MVVFINAKIKSLIKLFKKKTVSNLDEESRWTVHYTAPWHQQENVFLPTTRPPCVEDLHRQAKLNLKSVLRECDKLRHDGYRSSQYYSQGPTFAANASPFCDDYQDEDEETDQKCSLSSSEEERFISIRRPKTPASSDFSDLNTQTNWTKSLPLPTPEEKMRQQAQTVQADVVPINITGENFDRQASLRRSLIYTDTLVRRPKKVKRRKTITGVPDNIQKELASGTGQDDADGHSVYTPDHYSTLGRFNSCRSAGQRSETRDSSCQTEDVKVVPPSMRRIRAQKGQGIAAQMGHFSGSSGNMSVLSDSAGIVFPSRLDSDAGFHSLPRSGARANIQSLEPRLGALGPAGDMNGTFLYQRGHPQADENLGHLGGASGTGTLLRPKSQELRHFESENIMSPACVVSPHATYSTSIIPNATLSSSSEVIAIPTAQSAGQRESKSSGSSHARIKSRDHLISRHAVKGDPQSPGRHWNEGHATILSQDLDPHSPGEPALLSLCDSAVPLNAPANRENGSQAMPYNCRNNLAFPAHPQDVDGKSESSYSGGGGHSSSEPWEYKSSGNGRASPLKPHLATPGYSTPTSNMSSCSLDQTSNKEDAGSLYSEDHDGYCASVHTDSGHGSGNLCNSSDGFGNPRHSVINVFVGRAQKNQGDRSNYQDKSLSRNISLKKAKKPPLPPSRTDSLRRIPKKSSQCNGQVLNESLIATLQHSLQLSLPGKSGSSPSQSPCSDLEEPWLPRSRSQSTVSAGSSMTSATTPNVYSLCGATPSQSDTSSVKSEYTDPWGYYIDYTGMQEDPGNPAGGCSTSSGVPTGNGPVRHVQEGSRATMPQVPGGSVKPKIMSPEKSHRVISPSSGYSSQSNTPTALTPVPVFLKSVSPANGKGKPKPKVPERKSSLISSVSISSSSTSLSSSTSTEGSGTMKKLDPAVGSPPAPPPPPVPSPPFPCPADRSPFLPPPPPVTDCSQGSPLPHSPVFPPPPPEALIPFCSPPDWCLSPPRPALSPILPDSPVSLPLPPPLLPSSEPPPAPPLDPKFMKDTRPPFTNSGQPESSRGSLRPPSTKEETSRPPMPLITTEALQMVQLRPVRKNSGAEAAQLSERTAQEQRTPVAPQYHLKPSAFLKSRNSTNEMESESQPASVTSSLPTPAKSSSQGDHGSAAERGGPVSRSPGAPSAGEAEARPSPSTTPLPDSSPSRKPPPISKKPKLFLVVPPPQKDFAVEPAENVSEALRAVPSPTTGEEGSVHSREAKESSAAQAGSHATHPGTSVLEGGAAGSMSPSRVEANVPMVQPDVSPAPKQEEPAENSADTGGDGESCLSQQDGAAGVPETNAAGSSSEACDFLKEDGNDEVMTPSRPRTTEDLFAAIHRSKRKVLGRRDSDDDHSRNHSPSPPVTPTGAAPSLASPKQVGSIQRSIRKSSTSSDNFKALLLKKGSRSDTSARMSAAEMLKNTDPRFQRSRSEPSPDAPESPSSCSPSKNRRAQEEWAKNEGLMPRSLSFSGPRYGRSRTPPSAASSRYSMRNRIQSSPMTVISEGEGEAVEPVDSIARGALGAAEGCSLDGLAREEMDEGGLLCGEGPAASLQPQAPGPVDGTASAEGREPSPQCGGSLSEES; encoded by the exons tGTTCTCTGTCTTCATCAGAAGAAGAAAGATTTATTTCCATCAGGAGACCTAAAACACCAGCCTCAAGTGACTTCTCCGACCTTAATACTCAGACGAACTGGACCAAGTCGCTTCCACTGCCAACACCAGAAGAGAAGATGCGACAGCAAGCCCAAACAGTCCAGGCTGACGTGGTGCCTATTAACATAACTG GGGAGAATTTCGATCGCCAGGCCAGCCTTCGGCGGTCTCTAATTTACACAGACACTCTGGTAAGACGACCGAAGAAAGTCAAAAGGAGAAAGACTATTACAGGAGTCCCTGACAACATACAGAAGGAGCTAG CATCAGGCACTGGCCAAGATGATGCTGATGGCCACTCAGTGTACACCCCTGATCACTACTCTACACTAGGAAGGTTCAATAGCTGTCGGTCTGCTGGGCAGCGCTCAGAAACCAGGGACTCCAGCTGTCAGACGGAGGATGTGAAGGTCGTACCACCTTCCATGAGGAGAATCAGGGCACAGAAGGGGCAAGGCATTGCTGCCCAGATGGGCCACTTCTCAGGTTCCTCTGGCAACATGTCTGTGCTGAGCGATTCTGCAGGGATCGTATTCCCTTCCCGCCTTGACAGTGATGCTGGCTTCCATAGTCTTCCGCGTTCTGGAGCAAGGGCAAACATTCAGTCCCTTGAGCCGAGGCTGGGTGCCCTCGGCCCTGCAGGAGACATGAATGGCACTTTCCTCTACCAGAGAGGTCACCCACAAGCAGATGAAAACTTAGGCCATTTAGGAGGTGCCTCAGGGACTGGAACACTTTTGAGACCCAAATCCCAGGAGTTGAGACACTTCGAGAGTGAAAATATAATGAGCCCAGCGTGTGTGGTTTCTCCTCATGCAACCTACTCCACCAGCATCATCCCaaatgccacactgtcttcctctTCCGAGGTCATCGCTATTCCCACTGCTCAGAGTGCGGGACAGCGGGAAAGTAAAAGTTCTGGCTCATCACATGCAAGGATAAAATCCAGAGACCACCTCATCTCCAGGCATGCTGTGAAAGGTGATCCTCAGTCTCCCGGTCGCCACTGGAATGAGGGCCATGCCACCATTCTTTCACAGGACTTAGACCCTCATTCCCCTGGTGAACCCGCACTGTTGTCCCTCTGTGACTCAGCCGTCCCTCTAAATGCTCCAGCAAATAGGGAGAATGGGTCCCAAGCTATGCCGTATAATTGTAGAAACAACCTGGCCTTCCCAGCCCACCCCCAAGATGTGGATGGCAAGAGTGAATCTAGTTATTCAGGGGGCGGAGGGCACAGCAGCTCGGAGCCCTGGGAATACAAATCCTCAGGTAATGGAAGGGCATCCCCCCTGAAGCCGCATTTAGCAACTCCTGGCTATTCCACTCCCACAAGTAACATGAGCAGCTGCAGTTTGGACCAAACGTCCAACAAAGAGGATGCTGGGTCGCTGTATTCTGAGGACCACGATGGCTACTGTGCATCTGTGCACACTGACTCTGGACATGGATCTGGGAATCTGTGCAATAGCAGTGATGGCTTTGGGAACCCCAGGCACAGCGTGATCAATGTTTTTGTTGGAAGAGCTCAGAAAAACCAAGGGGACCGGTCCAATTACCAGGATAAATCCCTATCAAGAAACATCTCtttgaagaaagcaaagaagccTCCCCTGCCACCCTCCCGGACAGACTCCCTCCGCAGGATTCCCAAGAAGAGCAGCCAGTGCAACGGGCAGGTGCTCAACGAGAGCCTGATCGCCACACTCCAGCACTCGCTGCAGCTGAGCCTCCCAGGCAAGAGTGGCAGCTCGCCCTCCCAGAGCCCCTGCAGTGACTTGGAAGAGCCCTGGCTGCCCCGCTCCCGGAGCCAGAGCACAGTTAGTGCTGGCAGCAGCATGACTTCCGCCACCACCCCCAATGTCTACTCCCTGTGCGGGGCCACGCCATCGCAGAGTGACACAAGCAGCGTCAAGTCAGAGTACACGGACCCCTGGGGTTATTACATTGACTACACGGGCATGCAGGAAGATCCGGGGAACCCGGCAGGGGGCTGTTCAACCAGCAGTGGGGTGCCCACTGGGAACGGGCCAGTCCGCCATGTCCAAGAAGGGTCCAGAGCCACAATGCCCCAAGTGCCCGGTGGTTCAGTCAAACCAAAGATCATGTCACCAGAGAAGTCACACAGAGTCATTTCTCCATCCAGTGGGTATTCCAGCCAGTCGAATACACCCACAGCACTCACCCCTGTgcctgtgtttttaaaatcagtgtcACCAGCAAACGGGAAGGGGAAGCCCAAGCCCAAGGTACCAGAAAGGAAGTCCTCTCTGATATCTTCAGTATCCATTTCCTCATCGTCCACTTCTCTTTCTTCTAGTACTTCTACTGAAGGAAGTGGCACTATGAAGAAGCTGGATCCAGCCGTGGGCTCTCCcccggctcctcctcctcctcctgttcccTCTCCTCCATTCCCTTGTCCTGCAGACaggtctcctttccttcctcccccacctcctgTCACAGATTGCTCCCAGGGCTCTCCTCTGCCTCACTCTCCTGTGTTCCCCCCTCCGCCGCCAGAAGCTCTCATTCCTTTCTGCTCCCCACCTGATTGGTGCCTTTCTCCTCCCCGCCCTGCACTGAGCCCCATTCTTCCAGATTCACCTGTGTCCTTGCCATTGCCCCCACCTCTCTTACCTTCCTCGGAACCCCCACCTGCCCCACCTCTTGACCCCAAATTCATGAAAGACACCAGGCCGCCTTTCACAAATTCTGGCCAGCCAGAATCCTCCCGGGGATCCTTGAGGCCGCCTTCTACCAAGGAGGAGACCAGCAGGCCCCCCATGCCCCTGATAACCACGGAAGCATTGCAGATGGTGCAGTTGAGGCCCGTGAGAAAGAACTCAGGCGCTGAGGCGGCACAGTTGTCTGAACGAACAGCTCAGGAACAACGAACTCCAGTTGCTCCACAGTACCACTTAAAGCCATCTGCTTTCCTGAAATCCCGAAATAGCACAAATGAAATGGAGAGTGAAAGCCAGCCTGCCTCTGTGACAAGCTCGCTTCCGACGCCTGCCAAGAGCTCGAGTCAGGGTGACCATGGCAGTGCGGCTGAGCGTGGTGGCCCTGTGAGCCGCAGCCCTGGAGCTCCAAgcgctggggaggcagaggctcgGCCCAGCCCCAGCACCACCCCACTCCCAGACTCTTCACCCAGCAGGAAGCCACCCCCCATTTCCAAGAAGCCCAAACTGTTCCTGGTGGTACCACCTCCGCAGAAAGATTTTGCAGTGGAGCCCGCAGAGAACGTGAGCGAAGCCCTCCGAGCTGTGCCCAGCCCCACGACGGGAGAGGAGGGCTCTGTGCACAGCAGGGAGGCAAAAGAGAGTTCTGCAGCCCAAGCTGGCTCTCATGCCACGCACCCTGGCACCTCGGTTCTTGAGGGAGGAGCTGCAGGATCCATGTCTCCCAGCAGAGTGGAAGCCAATGTCCCCATGGTTCAGCCTGATGTCTCACCAGCCCCCAAGCAGGAGGAGCCAGCCGAGAACAGTGCGGATACTGGGGGCGATGGGGAGAGCTGCCTATCTCAACAGGACGGAGCAG CTGGGGTGCCGGAGACCAACGCAGCCGGTTCATCCTCAGAGGCCTGTGACTTCCTCAAGGAAGACGGGAATGATGAGGTAATGACCCCCAGTCGACCCAGGACCACAGAAGACCTTTTTGCAGCTATTCACAG ATCCAAAAGGAAAGTCCTCGGCCGTAGAGATTCAGATGATGACCACTCCCGAAACCATTCTCCCTCCCCGCCCGTGACACCCACCGGCGCTGCCCCAAGCCTGGCCTCTCCAAAGCAAGTGGGGTCGATTCAGAGAAGCATCCGAAAGAGCAGCACCAGCAGTGACAACTTCAAAGCTCTGCTGCTGAAAAAGGGCAGTCGTTCAGACACCAGCGCCCGCATGTCTGCAGCAGAGATGCTCAAGAACACAGACCCTAGATTCCAGAGGTCGAGGTCAGAGCCTTCCCCAGATGCCCCCGAGAGCCCGTCAAGCTGCTCCCCAAGCAAGAACAGAAGGGCGCAGGAGGAGTGGGCCAAGAACGAAGGCTTGATGCCTCGGAGTCTGTCCTTTTCCGGCCCCAGGTACGGCCGCAGCCGAACGCCGCCTTCTGCCGCCAGCAGCAGGTACAGCATGCGGAACCGGATCCAGAGCAGCCCCATGACCGTCATCtcggagggagaaggggaagccGTGGAGCCTGTGGACAGCATAGCCCGCGGGGCTCTGGGCGCTGCGGAGGGATGTTCCCTGGACGGACTGGCGAGGGAGGAGATGGACGAGGGCGGCCTGCTCTGTGGGGAGGGGCCTGCCgcctccctgcagccccaggcCCCCGGCCCTGTGGATGGGACAGCCAGTGCAGAGGGCAGAGAGCCCTCCCCACAGTGTGGCGGTTCTCTGAGCGAGGAGAGTTAG